TGCTGAAGTACTCTGAATTTTCAAATCTTCAGTGCCATTGTTGGTAAACTTAAAGGTGTAATTCACAACTTCACCTTGTTTAATTGTACCAAAGTTGTAGATAGTATTATCCCATTTAAAGGCAGCATTCGCTGTTAAATTAGTCTCTACTGACTGAGAAGCAGTCGTAGCTGGAGTTGGAGTAGTAGCATTTCTAACCACACCACCATTTTCCAATTGGTTTATTCTTCGCTCTAAATTGGCGATTCTCTTTTCCAATTCTGCATCGTTACTGCAGCTTGTCAACATGGCACCAAAAACCAATGCTACAAGTAATGTTAATTTCGTTTTCATAGTTTTAATTTTTATTCTGAATCTCCTGATTTGATTTGACCAATTAGGTCATCCACATCGCTCAATAGCTTTTCAGCCTTTTGACGCGCCTCAGAAACTACTTTCTGTCCTTCTTCTTTCGCGGTGGAAGAAATCTCCACTTTTCCATTAATTAGATCTTCCAATAGAACTTCCAACTGTTTCTTATACTTATCTAACTGATAAGTCAACTTATCTCTTGTATTAGATCCCTTATCCGGTGCATACAAAATACCTAAAATAGTACCTGTTGCCGCACCAATAACAAATGCCAATAAACTACTTGACCCTTTACTCATATCCTATTTATTATCTAACAGTCCTCTTCCGGACTTTTTCATTTTTCCACTCTCTTTTAATTCACCTGAGATTACATCCAAAATGCCGTTGACAAATTGCTTACTCTTAGGCGTACTGTAATTTTTTGAGAGCTCAATATACTCATTAATGGTCACCTTAACAGGGATGTTTCTAAAATTCATCATCTCCGAAATGGCCATTTTAAGTATAATTTGATCAGTATTTGCTAAACGATCAACTTCCCAGTTCTTTGTTTTAGCAGCAATCATTTTACTATACTCCTGATCGTGCTCAATAGTTGTGTCAAATATTTTTTCGAAGAACTCTTTATCCTCTTCCCAGTTATTTGAAAAGTCAGGCAGTGTAAAGTCCTTTGGGTCTGAATCTGCTTCCACATCCCTTACCGATCGTGCAACCAAGCTTCTAACGATGGCTTTATTCTCTTTCCAATGGATATCTTTCTCTTCAAAATATGAGAGAATAACCTCTTCCTTGAAAATAATCTGTTTGATCAAGTGATCGATGATCTGATGGTCTTGTTCAAAACTAGGGTTGGCAGTTCTTCGGTAAGTGTTGAACGATTCGTCTCTTTTGATAATATCCTTGTACCAACTTTTAAGGTGATCTTCTTCACCTTCCCAGGTAATATCTTTTTTTACCAGCCCCACCTTGACCTTGGAAGATTTACGGAAGAAATCGAGTACTTTATTTTGGTACAGATTGTAGTCTCCAACCAGAATCTTCTCTGGCGAAATCTTTTGCTTTTTATCGGCTTCGCTTTTGCTTAAATCAGACCAACTCACCAAAAGGCTCATCACCCATAGAAAACGATCGACCAAAGACTCAGCGTCAAGGATCATTTCTTTTCTTAACCCAGTAAAGTCTTTTTTAGAATTATTGAGATACTCTTTATGCACTGCGTTAGCCGCCTTTTGGGCTTCGGCCGAGATAGTCAGCGCTTCGGGTAGTGGTGTCCCGTTTACCTTTTCAGATAAAACTGCTTTGGCCTGATTACTATTAGATTTTAGGAGTTCTTTATCCTGAACCTCCATCGAATTGAGGTCCGGTTCGAAGATTTTGTCTATTTCAGCTAAGCCAATGTGGTAATTAGCTTCTTTACATTGACTGTATGCAAACATCGCTTGCATAGCTTTGACTCTTAATGATCTCCTGTTGAGCATTGCAAAAAGTATAAGAACTTAAAATTAACTAGTAGTGAGCAGCTTTTCCAACTGCTCACCTAATATTACATGGAAAGTTTTACTCTTCCTATGTCTTCAATACGTTTTTCGGCCAATTTCATTGCAGCATCTTGCGTAGGAATTCCTTCTGCGTCTGCTAATGTGAAAATATTATGCGTCGTATCGTAGATTTTTTCTGTCCAAGAATAAGCCTGCTGCTTATTGTAAGCGCCTGCTAATTCTGATGATATGTTAAT
This is a stretch of genomic DNA from Roseivirga misakiensis. It encodes these proteins:
- a CDS encoding DUF1573 domain-containing protein → MKTKLTLLVALVFGAMLTSCSNDAELEKRIANLERRINQLENGGVVRNATTPTPATTASQSVETNLTANAAFKWDNTIYNFGTIKQGEVVNYTFKFTNNGTEDLKIQSTSASCGCTVPQHTKTPIPPGGRGEIVVRFDSKTKTGQQSPVITVVANTSPRQSRLSLRGFVQVNAAPQP
- a CDS encoding YtxH domain-containing protein, with the protein product MSKGSSSLLAFVIGAATGTILGILYAPDKGSNTRDKLTYQLDKYKKQLEVLLEDLINGKVEISSTAKEEGQKVVSEARQKAEKLLSDVDDLIGQIKSGDSE
- the nusB gene encoding transcription antitermination factor NusB is translated as MLNRRSLRVKAMQAMFAYSQCKEANYHIGLAEIDKIFEPDLNSMEVQDKELLKSNSNQAKAVLSEKVNGTPLPEALTISAEAQKAANAVHKEYLNNSKKDFTGLRKEMILDAESLVDRFLWVMSLLVSWSDLSKSEADKKQKISPEKILVGDYNLYQNKVLDFFRKSSKVKVGLVKKDITWEGEEDHLKSWYKDIIKRDESFNTYRRTANPSFEQDHQIIDHLIKQIIFKEEVILSYFEEKDIHWKENKAIVRSLVARSVRDVEADSDPKDFTLPDFSNNWEEDKEFFEKIFDTTIEHDQEYSKMIAAKTKNWEVDRLANTDQIILKMAISEMMNFRNIPVKVTINEYIELSKNYSTPKSKQFVNGILDVISGELKESGKMKKSGRGLLDNK